The Flavipsychrobacter sp. genome contains the following window.
TATGGGTATGACCATGCTCAGCTCCATGAGTAAGTCTTTGTATCAATAACTGTATAAAGAAACCTAGTAATAGAAAAAGCCCCGCTTTAGTGTTTAGTTCTTCAAAGGTTTCTGGTAAAAGGTGTAAAAAGGTGATACTCAACAGAAAAGACCCTGAAAATGCTAAAAGGTACTTCATGTTGTTGTCTTCTATCTTTTTGCCCCATAAAGGTATACTTCCGCCTAAAAAGGTTATGGCAAAAAGAAAAATGTTATAATAAGACAACATGTAGCTTGATTACTTAAATTATCCAGCAAAAGTAAACGGATTTTATTACAACAGGTAAAAAAAGAATGAATAAGGATAACCAATAGTTTATACTTATAGATAGTTTATCATATTTATTTGCTTTTGGGCAAACGAATTATTATTTTGTTTTATAAATGAAATTCCTAGACCTACATAAGTTATCCGATAAAAAACTGCTGAAAGCAGGTAGGATACTTATTGCAGAGCCCTTTTTAAAGGATTCTAGTTTTGCAAGGTCTGTTGTTTTGTTATGCGAGCACGGTTCGGAAGGTGCCTTAGGGTTTATTCTTAATAAACCCACAGAGATGACTATAGGGGATCTGCTGCCCGAACTATATGCGCCAACTACTATTATTAATAAAGGAGGTCCCGTACAGTTGGATACTTTGCATATGCTGCATGGTTTGCCCAAAGAGCTAGGGGGTAGTGAAGTAGCCAATGGTGTTTATTGGGGTGGCTCTTATGAAGTGTTACAATCTTTAATAACAGATACTACCCTTAAAAATAACCTTGTAAAACTACTTGTGGGGTATGCAGGATGGTCGCCAGGGCAACTAGAAGATGAACTGAAAGAAGGCTCTTGGTTGATCTCTGATATAAATGATGATATTATTTTTGAAACAGACCCCAATGAAATGTGGCGAAAAGCCATACTTTCCTTAGGTAAGGAGTACGCGTACCTTGCTAATATGCCAACGGATCCTCAATTGAATTAATAAGTTTTCCCTAAAGCTAAAGAAGGCTTATTTTTACAGTTATGAATAAGTCTAAATACCTGCTATTTATTCCCCTGTTTATTTTTTCTGCTTGTATAGATGTGCAGCAAAAACAGCCGAAGAACAATAAGAAGAGTGCAGGTTACTTTTCCATTAAAGACTATATAAAAGACCAATGGAATACTTATAGAGGACAGCCATTTGGTATCATAAAAGTGGTTAGTATGAACGACAAGGTAGATACTGTTTATACAAATGCTTTTGATATTGAATTGGGTAAGCTAATGGATATCTTTATTGAAACAGATATCAGCGATGCAAAGTATTTAGGCCAATACGAGTTCTCTAATTTTGGCGACTATCCTACCATGTCTGTAAACTATTTTTATGAGGCAAAGTCTCCCGATCTATATACCCGAAGACTCCAAATATCGGCAGATGATCTTACTAAAGTTGTAAAGTCTATATACATTGAAACTGAAAAGCAAACAAGACTCAATGTAATACAACAGAAGTTAACCTATCAGCCCACAAAGAGAATAAGTATATACGAGCTTGAAAATTCAAAAGTAGGGCCACAAAAAGAAGTGAAAATTGATTATATCTTTTTGTGATAAATATAGTGTAGATGACAAAGGAAGAGTTTAGTAATATAGCGCCAACCATACCTACACAGCCAGGATGTTACAGATATTTTAGTAGTGAGGAAGAGTTGCTTTATGTGGGTAAAGCCAAAAACCTTCGTAAAAGGGTTAGCTCTTATTTCAACAAAACCTTAGATAATTATAAGACCCATAAACTCGTAAATACTATAGCTCGTATTGAGTATACCGTTACTAATACTGAGCACGATGCTTTTTTACTAGAGAACTCTTTAATAAAACACTATCAACCTAAGTTCAATATAGACCTTAAGGATGATAAAAGTTATCCTTATATAGTAATAAAAAAAGAGCCATATCCCAGAGTGTTCCTCACTCGTAGAGTGATAAAGGATGGTTCGGAATATTTAGGGCCGTTTACAGGAGTAGCACATGTAAGGGATCTCTTGGCTTTAATAAAAAACAATATACCTCTTAGGACCTGTAACCTCAAGCTTACTCCCAAAAACATAAAGGGCGGGAAGTTCAAGGTTTGTCTTGAGTATCATTTGGGCAACTGTAAAGGACCATGCGAAGGTTTACAGACAGAAGAAGCTTATAGTGAAAACTTGCAACATGTAAGGCATATTCTAAAAGGTAACGTAGGAGAAGTGACAACTGCTTTGAAGAAGGAAATGAATGAGCTGGCTGAAAACATGCAATATGAAAAGGCAGCTGTTTTAAAGCAAAAGATAGATGCGCTAAAGAAATATCAGAGTAAGTCTACAGTAGTTAATCAGAGGTTGGGTACACTTGATGTTGTTAGTATAGTATCTGATGAGAAAGAGGCCTTTGTCAATTTTATGATGGTGGATAATGGTAGTATTGTACAGACCTATACTGTGAAGGTAGAAACGAAAATAGAAGAAGAAGATCAGGATGTTTTGGCCCTAATTGTAGATAGATTACGTGAGCGTTATAAGAGTGTAGCAAAAGAAATAGTTAGCCCAATATCCATAGCTGTATCTGACGATAATGTAAAGGTGACTGTACCTAAAGCAGGAGATAAAAAGAAATTACTTGAGCTCAGCCAAAAGAATGTAGAGATATATAGAAGTGAAGAAAGAAGACGCAAGTCTTTAGTACTTACGAATAAGGAAATGATCAATAAAATGGAGGCTATAGAAGAATTGCAAGATTCGCTGCAACTTCCAGACCTGCCTACACATATTGAATGTTTCGATAACTCTAACTTCCAAGGAGCGTACCCTGTATCAGCTATGGTATGTTTTAGGGATGGAGCGCCTTCTAATAAAGAATATAGGCATTATCATATTAAGACAGTGAAGGGTATCAATGACTTTGCTTCTATGTCTGAAGTGGTGTATCGTAGATATAAAAAACTATTGGATGAGTCATTGCCATTACCACAATTAGTTATTATAGATGGAGGTAAGGGGCAGTTAGGTGCTGCATTGGAGAGTATAGAAAAATTAGGGCTAACAGGTAGAATGACTATAGTAGGTTTAGCTAAAAGAGAAGAGTCTATATTCTTTCCGGGAGATAGTGAACCCTTACAACTGCCTTTTGACAGCAAAGCACATTTGCTAGTAAGGTATATTAGAGATGAGGTGCATAGGTTCGGTATTACCTTTCATAGAAAGATAAGAAGCAAAGGGACCTTTAAAAATGAACTGGAAGCTATTGAAGGGATAGGAGAGAAGACTGCAACTGAACTTTTAAAGGAGTTTAGGTCAGTAAAGAATATCAAAACACTAACACAAAGAGAGCTGACAAGAGTTATAGGACAATCTAAGGCAAGAATAGTATGGAGTTATTTTAATGAGAATAATGATAGTTAAAAGGCTACTGTAAACAGTATAGTCATTATTGATACATTTGTTACACAAGTTGTAAGTACATAGACGTATCTTTGCGAAAACTAGACAGTTATGTCAAAAGTCCCAGGGTTAGTGCCCAGTATGTTACAAATGAAATGCCCCAATTGTCGTAAAGGGCATATGTTTTCCAATAAAAGTATTTTTCCCCTTAGCAAGCTGCTGAAAATGCCGGAGCGATGTAATGTCTGCGGTCAGGAGTTTGAATTAGAAGTTGGGTTTTATTATGGTACAGGCTATGTTAGCTATGCGCTTACTGTAGGCTTGTTTTTGTTCAACTTTGTATGGTATTCTTTAATATTTGGCATCTCTTATAAGGATAATAGCATCTTTTACTATTTAGGGTCTAGTATAGCCATTGTAACGTTGCTACAGCCTTGGATCATGAGAATATCTCGTGTATTATACCTTAATATATTTGTAAAATACGGCAAAGGCGCTAAGAGAAAGTCTTAGGTTTGGCGTATTAGATTATTCCACTGTATATTCGCACTATGCAAAAAATACTGGTTGCCAATCGTGGCGAGATAGCAATGCGTGTTATGCGCACTGCATCAGAAATGGGTATAAAAACAGTAGCAGTTTATTCTGAAGCTGATAGAAATATGCCCTTTGTACGCTATGCAGACGAAGCTGTTTGCATAGGACCTGCACCTTCAGCACAATCTTATCTAAGAGCAGATAAAATAATAGAAGTAGCTAAAGCTACCGGAGCAGATGCCATACATCCTGGGTATGGTTTTTTAAGTGAGAATGCCGAGTTCTCAAAGGCAGTTTCTGATGCTGGGTTGATATTTATTGGTCCGTCGGCTCACTCTATAGAAACAATGGGAAGCAAGATAGCAGCTAAGCAAGCAGCTAAGAAGTTTAATGTGCCTATGGTGCCTGGTACGGAAGATCCGTTAAAAGACGTGGCAGAGGCAAAAGAAATTGCAGCGAAGGTAGGGTACCCTATTTTGATAAAAGCGTCAGCTGGCGGTGGTGGTAAAGGTATGCGTGTGGTTAATAGTGAGGATGAGCTAGAACAGCAAATGCAAATGGCTAAAAATGAGGCTAAAAATGCATTTAACGATGATGATGTTTTTATAGAGAAGTATGTAGGTGCTCCTCGTCATATAGAGATACAGTTGCTTGGAGATCAACATGGAAACTATGTTTATCTCTTCGAAAGAGAGTGTTCTATTCAGCGTCGCCACCAAAAGCTAATAGAAGAGGCACCATCTAGTTGCCTGTCTCCTGATATACGCAAAGCAATGGGGGAGAGTGCTGTTAATGTGGCTCGTTCTTGTAATTATTATGGGGCGGGTACTGTTGAGTTTTTAGTAGATGAAGATTTGAATTTCTATTTCTTAGAAATGAATACTCGTTTACAAGTAGAGCATTGCGTAACAGAAATGATCACAGGCATTGACCTGGTAAAAGAGCAGATCAACGTTGCTAGAGGTGAAAAGCTATCTTTTGGCCAAGACGATCTAAAGATAAACGGACATTCTTTAGAGTTGAGGGTTTGTGCTGAAGATCCTGCAAATGATTTCTTGCCGGATACCGGAAAACTTGAAATGTATCAAGTGCCTAAAGGGCCAGGAGTAAGGGTGGACGATGGTTATGAGCAAGGGCAAGACATTCCAATATTCTACGATCCTATGATAGCGAAGTTGGTGGTGCATGCAGATAACCGAGATGCTGCAATCGCTCGCCTTTGTAGAGCAGTTGATGAGTATCATATTAAAGGGATAACCACTACACTTGGCTTTGGTAAATGGGCTGTGCAAACAGAACAGTTCCGTACAGGTAATTTTGATACAAAGTTTATTGAAAAGCATTACAAACCAGAGTATCTAACTCCCGAGAATAAAGAGGCTGAAGAAGCAGCTGCATTATTAGCTGCTTATGTTTGGGACAACAGCAAAAAATCAGTTGCTAAGCCTAAAACTGTAAGTGCAGCAGCTAATAATTGGAAGCTAAGAAGAAGATAAAGTATTATACTATTGTAATAGATAAGTAAAAAGCCTGCTATTAGCAGGCTTTTTTGTTTTTATACTTACGTTTTGGCGCGAAAAGTGGTCTATAATAATAGAGTCACTAAAACTGAAGATTATGATGCGAATGATAATAGTGATCATACTAATGTTGTGTATCACCACGCCAACCAACTCCTTAGCGCAAACTAATAGTTGTAATAGAGCTAGTAAGCATATAGTTAAGCACAACACAAAGTGCTACAAAAAGATGTTTAAAGAAAAGAAACCTCCTTTTTGGTCTAAAATAAAACTCCCCAAAAGATCAAAGACAAAGAAAGAACAACCTAAACTGATTGAAAAGGAAGAGCCAGAAGAAGAAGTGGCTGTTGAGATGCCTCGATTGCAAGTGCCTAAAATAAAAATGCCAAGACTTCGTAAAGCCTCGGCATTAGATTGCCCTCATTAACAAGAGGTTTATTTCTTTATAGCAGATATTATTTTATCGCTCATTGGTTTTACTGTAGAGCCATATACATCTATTAGTTGTCCATTCTCATCAATAAGGTATTTTTGGAAATTCCATTTAACAGAACTGTTCTTAACCTTATTGTAGTCTTTATTGGTTAACCAATGATATATAGGTGCCATGTCTTTCCCTTTGACAGATATTTTGGCAGCCATAGGAAAAGATACGCCGTAGTTCTTCTTACAGAAAGAAGCTATTTCTTCATTTGAACCAGGTTCTTGCTTACCAAAGTTATTGGCAGGGAAACCAATAATAACTAGTTGGTCTTTATATTTAGTATAAAGCTGCTCTAAGTCTTCATATTGTGGTGTGAATCCACATTTAGAAGCCGTATTGACAATTAGTATTTTTTTGCCCTTGTAGTCGGCAAAGTTAATAGTGCCACCATCTAGTGCTTCTACTTTAAAATCGTAAATACTAGCTGGTATATTTTCGGAGGGTGCTGGAGCAGGAAATAAAAAGCTTAAAAATGACAACATAATGGTTAGCATATCTAATGTGTTTAATTAAAGTGTTATTCTGAATAGCAAAGTTAGGCACAAATGACTATACGGTTTGTAGATATATGGTATTGGCATATATACGCTATTTATTAGCCTAAAAACTGTTAAAAAAGCTCAGATGTAGACACAAATACCAAAACAGTAGAGAATAAACATCTTTAGTGTTATTTTTGGCAGCAAATGAAAGAACAGACGGTTCGAGTTTTATTTATATTCTTACTAGTTGCTATATTCTATAGCTGTGCCAATATAGTACCTCCAGAAGGGGGTGATAAGGACGTAACGCCACCTAAATTACTGTCTATTACCCCTAAAGACTCTTTAATAAACACAAGAGTTACAGAGATAGAAATGCGTTTTGATGAATTCTTAGAATTAAAAGATGCGACATCGGAAGTAAGAGTATCACCTGTATTGCCTTTCCCCTTAGATGTGAGGCTTTCTGGGAAGAAAGTAAAAGTGTTGATACCAGACTCTTTACTAAATGAAAATACCACCTACAGGATAGACTTTGGAACAGCCATTAGAGATCTGCATGAAGGAAATGCTTATAAAGGTTCCAGTTACATTTTTAGCACAGGTAATTACTTCGATTCTTTAATGCTTAGTGGTAAGGTTATTAATGCCAATACAGGTACACCTGCTGATGGTGTGAATGTAATGGTTTACTTGGCAAAAGATGGTGACTCTGCGGTAGTAAAAAAGAAGCCTTTATACGTAACAAAGACATCTGGAGGGGGCAAGTTTTTATTGCCTGGTATGCCAGAAAAAGAAATGTTTATCTACGCATTGAAGGATGCCAATGATAACATGATATTTGATGGTGATGATGAGGAAATTGCATTTTTGAATACTAGCCTGATGCCTAAGGATTCTGTTGCTACTCCTACCATATTATATATATTTAAAGAAAAGCCTATTGATACCTTAAAGGCTACAAAAGAAAAGGATAAGGCTACTAGTACGGGTAAGCGTGGTAGAGAGAAAAAAGATAACCAAATTATAAGCTACAAAGTAGTAGTAGACACTTCGGATAAGGAAAGAAGAACACATGATGTTAATGAGCCTATATTAATAACTGTCAGTACACAAATCAACAGTTATGACGATAGTAAAGTATTCCTAAGCTGTGATAGCTTAGGGATAGAAGTGGAGGCATTGACAAATGTTCGTATTGATAGCACTGACAGCACAAGGCTTAATGTGTACACGACATGGAAAGAGAATACTCTATATACTTTAAGGTTACAGAAGGGATTTGCTAAAGACTCTACGCTTCAGGAAGCTATGCCATCCAAGCATAGTTTTAGAACTAAGAATGATGATGATTATGCAAAGCTGAACATCAACATGCCTTCAAAATATAAGGGGGCGAAGTATTTGCTACAATTAAACAAAGGTGATGACACTTTGTATAAAAAGCCGATTATTGACACCGTAGTGAAAATAAAACGCTTAAATCCTGGAACATACAGGGTGTTTTTAATCATAGATGAGAATGAGAATGGAGAGTGGGATACAGGTAGCTTGCTTGATAGGTTACAGCCTGAAATAGTATTGCCCCATAAAGCAGAAATACCTTTGAAGGCCGGTTGGGAAAACACGGAGGACTTTGATCCTTTTTTGCCAATAAAGCCTGTAGAACAATCACCCCCTATGAGGGATACGACTATTCGTAAATAAATATATTTTTATAAAATAATCTTTTTAATATGAAGCATCTTTTATTGCCAATAATGCTACTAACATCAGGTAGCTTATTAGCACAAGACCATATGACACCAGAATTGCTTTGGAGCCTTAAACGTGTGGGCGCTGAGGGTATCAGTGACGATGGTAAAACATTATTTTTCTCTTCAAGAAAGTACGACTGGAAAACAGAAACTTCAAAGTCTGAAAAATATGCATTAAACATAGCGTCAGGACAAGCTACGTTGTTAAATAGTGGCGATATATCTGTTATTCAAAGAGCTGGTAAGGTTTGGTATGGTGTTGATGGTAATAAGCTCTTTAGAAGCGAGGATAAAGGTGCTGACTGGAAAGAACTATATCAGTTGAATGACGGTGCTGAGAATGTACAAGTGTCACCTGATGGTACAAAGGTCATTTACTCTAAGGAGGTATTGGTGAAAAAAATGATGGGTACAGATATATATCCAGACTTGCCAAAATCTACAGCTCAGGTATATACAGACCTAAACTATAGACACTGGGATACTTGGGAAGATGGAAAATTCTCTCATGTTTTTGTAGCCAATATGATAGATGGTAGTGAAACCGATATCATGCAAGATCAGCCGTTTGATTGTCCTCAAAAACCCTTTGGTGGTGCAGAAGATCTTATGTGGGCTCCTGATGGTAAAGGCGTAGTGTATGTTACCAAAAAGAAATTTGGTAAAGCATATGCCATAAGTACCAATACCGATATTTTCTACTATGATCTTGCTACAAAAAATACGGTGAACTGGTCGGCTAATATGATGGGTTTTGATATGAGTCCTTCTTTCAGTCCTGATGGTAAGCGTATTGCATGGACAAGTATGAAACGTGACGGCTATGAGGCTGATAAGAATGATATAATAGTGATGGATATTGAAAGCCAACAGTCTTTCAAAAGAAACTTGACCAGCTCATGGGATGGAACGGTAAATGGCTTTGCATGGAGCAATAACGGCAAGGAAATATATTTTACTGCAGCACACAGAGGTACGGTACAATTGTTCAAAATAGCTGTGCCTGCTAATTTGATGACAGAAAGCTTACCTATGGTTAGTAAAATAACAGAAGGTAAGTTTGATGTTGGTGGAATAGTAGGGCAGACAGGCAAGCAGCTTATTGTGTCTAGAAGAGATATGAATCATGCTAGTGAGCTATATGCTGTTACGTTATCTAATGGTAAAATGGAGCAATTGACTCATGAGAATGATGATATCTATAATAATCTAAAAATGAGCAATACTGAGTTGCGTATGATGCGTACCAGTGATGGTGGTGAAATGGGTACATGGGTTATTTATCCTCCTGATTTTGACCCTAAGAAGAAATATCCAACACTTCTGTATTGTCAAGGAGGTCCACAGTCTGCATTGTCTCAGTTCTATAGCTTCCGTTGGAATTTTCAATTGATGGCTGCACAAGGATATATTGTAGTGGCACCAAACCGTCATGGTATGCCGGGTTGGGGTGTTAATTGGAATGAAGCTATTAGTAAAGATTGGGGTGGACAGCCTATGAGAGATTACCTTTTGGCAATAGATGAAGTGGCTAAAGAAAGTTATGTGGACAATGAGCGATTAGGTTGTATCGGAGCCAGCTATGGTGGTTATAGTGTATTCATGTTAGCTGGTATGCACGAGAATCGTTTTAAATCATTTATAGCTCATGATGGTTTGTTTGATCTGAAAAGTTGGTATGGTACTACAGAAGAACTATGGTTTGCTAATTGGGACATAGGTGGTGCTTATTGGGATAAGCCGCAAGCTGAAAGCTACAAGCGTTTTAACCCAATAAATTTTGTAGATAAGTGGAACACTCCAATAATGATCGTACAAGGTGGACTTGATTTTAGAGTAGGTATAGAGCAAGGACTAGAGGCTTTTCAAGCGGCACAGTTACAAGGTATCAAAAGTAAGCTGCTTTATTTCCCTAATGAGAACCACTGGGTATTACATGCACAGAATGGTATAACTTGGCATAGAGAGTTCTTTAAATGGCTGGAAGAAACTGTTAAGTAATATTGAAATTATAAGAATAGAACGCTGCACTACCAATTAGTTGCAGCGTTTTTTTTACTTTGTACTTTATTGATAAGACTATGTTGAAAAAGATATTATTAGGCTTACTGGTATTGTTACTAGTTGCCCAGTTTATAAGACCAGAGAAAAACACTGCTCAGCTTGCAAGTGAACACGATATAAGGGTGCATTATAATGTGCCGGGCAATGTGCTTAGTATACTAAAAAGGGCTTGCTATGATTGTCATAGTAATAATTCTTCCTACCCTTGGTATACTAATATACAACCTATTGGGTGGTGGATACAGCATCATATTGATGAAGGGAAAGAGCATTTTAACTTCTCTGAATTCGGTGCATATTCTATAAAGAAAGCCGCTCATAAAATGGAAGAAGTAGCTGAAGAGGTAGAGGAAGGAGAAATGCCACTGACCAATTATACATGGATGCATGCTGATGCTAAACTTGCAGATAGTGAGAAGGAGCTTATTGTTTCTTGGGCAAAGGATCTGCAACATCAATTAGAAACAAAAAAATAGAGACACGATCATGCGTATTATAACCTACAATGTAAATGGAATAAGAGCTGCAATAAAGAAGGGCTTTATGGAATGGATGGCTGAAGATCCGGCAGATATTATATGTTTGCAAGAAACGAAGGCTATGAAGGAAAACGTGGATCATGAAGCGATAGAAGCACTAGGCTATCATAACTACTGGTTCTCTGCTAATAAAAAAGGGTATAGTGGAGTGGCTATATTTACAAAGATAAAACCCGATAATGTAATAGAGGGCAATGGTATGGAGCAAAGTGATTTTGAAGGTAGGGTGATACGTGCCGATTTTGGGGATATGACTTTAATAAACGCCTATTTCCCAAGTGGTACCAGTGGTACAGAAAGACAGGATTACAAATATCAGTGGTTAGATGAGTTTTATGATTATCTACAAGAGCTAAGAAAGGAAAGGCCTAATATAATAGTAGTTGGTGATTATAATATTTGTCATAGAGAAATAGATATCCATAATCCCAAGGGGAATAAGAAGAATAGTGGTTTCTTACCGGAAGAACGTGCCTGGATGGATAAATTCTTTGATAGCGGATTTATTGATACATTTAGATATTTTAATGAAGACCCACATCATTATACTTGGTGGAGTCAACGTTTCCCAAGCGTAAGATTGGAGAATAAGGGGTGGCGTATTGACTATATTAGTGCTACAGAACCTTTAAGAGATAAATTGAAAGCAGCTGCAATATATCCTGATGTAAAACATTCTGATCATTGCCCTTCGATTTTAGAAATTGATATATAAAACAAAAGCCTCCAAGACTGGAGGCTTTATTGTTACATATAGAGGATAAGAGAGAACTTGTTATGATGCCATGTTGCCGCTATCTATATTCTACTACACAGGTGTCTGTAGCATACAGGCATATAGTAAAAAACTTAAAAGTTAACTGCTAAAACAATGCAAGTGATGATAGCAACAAAGAGTGCATTCTTTTTAAGTGCATCTTTTTTAGCTACAGCTTTTCCGATGTGTAAAGTTGCTTGTTGTTGAAGAGTGATCGTGTTTTGCATGACTGTGTTTTTTACTGTGTGTGTTTTTGTTTTGTGTGTGTTATTTTTTGTTTTGAAACGCCCGAGACGTTGTTGTTTGTTTTGTTGACACAAAGATGCAACAAGAACAAGCCTCACTCCAAAGAATCATGTTTGCTTAACGCTATGTTTAGAACTGGTTAACAGGAAGTTTGTTAACGGTTTGCCACTTATTAACAAAGAAAAAGCCTCTCGTTAGAAAACAAGAGGCCTCTGGTTAACAAAGAAATGCTTATGCTAATTATCCTTCACCGTGATAGTTAAGCTATTTTTCTTGCCTTTGATGAGTAGCTCATCAGCAGTTAAGTACTTTTTATATTTATTATAAACTTCTGTTGATTGTTTGATGCCATCTATATATAGATCCCTTTTTCCTTTCTTCTCTATGATATACTTACCGTCTTTGTCTATTAAGCCGTCTTTGTCCATCATCTTTAGCATATCGTCAAAGTCGCCATGTTTTTCCACTTGCATTTTATGTTTTGCGACTGCAATATGATGTTTCTTTACTGCTTCGTCGTGTTTGGCTAATGCCTCTTTATGTTTAGCCATTGCTATACGGTGTTTTACCATAGCTTTAGCATGTTGTTCGTCTGCAATTTTCTGCTCTATTATTATTTCTTTTTTTGCAGCATGCATGTCCTTTTTTGCTTTGGCCATTGCTATTTTAAGC
Protein-coding sequences here:
- a CDS encoding YqgE/AlgH family protein, with protein sequence MKFLDLHKLSDKKLLKAGRILIAEPFLKDSSFARSVVLLCEHGSEGALGFILNKPTEMTIGDLLPELYAPTTIINKGGPVQLDTLHMLHGLPKELGGSEVANGVYWGGSYEVLQSLITDTTLKNNLVKLLVGYAGWSPGQLEDELKEGSWLISDINDDIIFETDPNEMWRKAILSLGKEYAYLANMPTDPQLN
- the uvrC gene encoding excinuclease ABC subunit UvrC, whose translation is MTKEEFSNIAPTIPTQPGCYRYFSSEEELLYVGKAKNLRKRVSSYFNKTLDNYKTHKLVNTIARIEYTVTNTEHDAFLLENSLIKHYQPKFNIDLKDDKSYPYIVIKKEPYPRVFLTRRVIKDGSEYLGPFTGVAHVRDLLALIKNNIPLRTCNLKLTPKNIKGGKFKVCLEYHLGNCKGPCEGLQTEEAYSENLQHVRHILKGNVGEVTTALKKEMNELAENMQYEKAAVLKQKIDALKKYQSKSTVVNQRLGTLDVVSIVSDEKEAFVNFMMVDNGSIVQTYTVKVETKIEEEDQDVLALIVDRLRERYKSVAKEIVSPISIAVSDDNVKVTVPKAGDKKKLLELSQKNVEIYRSEERRRKSLVLTNKEMINKMEAIEELQDSLQLPDLPTHIECFDNSNFQGAYPVSAMVCFRDGAPSNKEYRHYHIKTVKGINDFASMSEVVYRRYKKLLDESLPLPQLVIIDGGKGQLGAALESIEKLGLTGRMTIVGLAKREESIFFPGDSEPLQLPFDSKAHLLVRYIRDEVHRFGITFHRKIRSKGTFKNELEAIEGIGEKTATELLKEFRSVKNIKTLTQRELTRVIGQSKARIVWSYFNENNDS
- a CDS encoding DUF983 domain-containing protein translates to MSKVPGLVPSMLQMKCPNCRKGHMFSNKSIFPLSKLLKMPERCNVCGQEFELEVGFYYGTGYVSYALTVGLFLFNFVWYSLIFGISYKDNSIFYYLGSSIAIVTLLQPWIMRISRVLYLNIFVKYGKGAKRKS
- the accC gene encoding acetyl-CoA carboxylase biotin carboxylase subunit, with the protein product MQKILVANRGEIAMRVMRTASEMGIKTVAVYSEADRNMPFVRYADEAVCIGPAPSAQSYLRADKIIEVAKATGADAIHPGYGFLSENAEFSKAVSDAGLIFIGPSAHSIETMGSKIAAKQAAKKFNVPMVPGTEDPLKDVAEAKEIAAKVGYPILIKASAGGGGKGMRVVNSEDELEQQMQMAKNEAKNAFNDDDVFIEKYVGAPRHIEIQLLGDQHGNYVYLFERECSIQRRHQKLIEEAPSSCLSPDIRKAMGESAVNVARSCNYYGAGTVEFLVDEDLNFYFLEMNTRLQVEHCVTEMITGIDLVKEQINVARGEKLSFGQDDLKINGHSLELRVCAEDPANDFLPDTGKLEMYQVPKGPGVRVDDGYEQGQDIPIFYDPMIAKLVVHADNRDAAIARLCRAVDEYHIKGITTTLGFGKWAVQTEQFRTGNFDTKFIEKHYKPEYLTPENKEAEEAAALLAAYVWDNSKKSVAKPKTVSAAANNWKLRRR
- a CDS encoding glutathione peroxidase; the encoded protein is MLTIMLSFLSFLFPAPAPSENIPASIYDFKVEALDGGTINFADYKGKKILIVNTASKCGFTPQYEDLEQLYTKYKDQLVIIGFPANNFGKQEPGSNEEIASFCKKNYGVSFPMAAKISVKGKDMAPIYHWLTNKDYNKVKNSSVKWNFQKYLIDENGQLIDVYGSTVKPMSDKIISAIKK
- a CDS encoding Ig-like domain-containing protein; its protein translation is MKEQTVRVLFIFLLVAIFYSCANIVPPEGGDKDVTPPKLLSITPKDSLINTRVTEIEMRFDEFLELKDATSEVRVSPVLPFPLDVRLSGKKVKVLIPDSLLNENTTYRIDFGTAIRDLHEGNAYKGSSYIFSTGNYFDSLMLSGKVINANTGTPADGVNVMVYLAKDGDSAVVKKKPLYVTKTSGGGKFLLPGMPEKEMFIYALKDANDNMIFDGDDEEIAFLNTSLMPKDSVATPTILYIFKEKPIDTLKATKEKDKATSTGKRGREKKDNQIISYKVVVDTSDKERRTHDVNEPILITVSTQINSYDDSKVFLSCDSLGIEVEALTNVRIDSTDSTRLNVYTTWKENTLYTLRLQKGFAKDSTLQEAMPSKHSFRTKNDDDYAKLNINMPSKYKGAKYLLQLNKGDDTLYKKPIIDTVVKIKRLNPGTYRVFLIIDENENGEWDTGSLLDRLQPEIVLPHKAEIPLKAGWENTEDFDPFLPIKPVEQSPPMRDTTIRK
- a CDS encoding S9 family peptidase, which codes for MKHLLLPIMLLTSGSLLAQDHMTPELLWSLKRVGAEGISDDGKTLFFSSRKYDWKTETSKSEKYALNIASGQATLLNSGDISVIQRAGKVWYGVDGNKLFRSEDKGADWKELYQLNDGAENVQVSPDGTKVIYSKEVLVKKMMGTDIYPDLPKSTAQVYTDLNYRHWDTWEDGKFSHVFVANMIDGSETDIMQDQPFDCPQKPFGGAEDLMWAPDGKGVVYVTKKKFGKAYAISTNTDIFYYDLATKNTVNWSANMMGFDMSPSFSPDGKRIAWTSMKRDGYEADKNDIIVMDIESQQSFKRNLTSSWDGTVNGFAWSNNGKEIYFTAAHRGTVQLFKIAVPANLMTESLPMVSKITEGKFDVGGIVGQTGKQLIVSRRDMNHASELYAVTLSNGKMEQLTHENDDIYNNLKMSNTELRMMRTSDGGEMGTWVIYPPDFDPKKKYPTLLYCQGGPQSALSQFYSFRWNFQLMAAQGYIVVAPNRHGMPGWGVNWNEAISKDWGGQPMRDYLLAIDEVAKESYVDNERLGCIGASYGGYSVFMLAGMHENRFKSFIAHDGLFDLKSWYGTTEELWFANWDIGGAYWDKPQAESYKRFNPINFVDKWNTPIMIVQGGLDFRVGIEQGLEAFQAAQLQGIKSKLLYFPNENHWVLHAQNGITWHREFFKWLEETVK
- a CDS encoding heme-binding domain-containing protein; the encoded protein is MLKKILLGLLVLLLVAQFIRPEKNTAQLASEHDIRVHYNVPGNVLSILKRACYDCHSNNSSYPWYTNIQPIGWWIQHHIDEGKEHFNFSEFGAYSIKKAAHKMEEVAEEVEEGEMPLTNYTWMHADAKLADSEKELIVSWAKDLQHQLETKK